The following proteins are co-located in the Phyllostomus discolor isolate MPI-MPIP mPhyDis1 chromosome 1, mPhyDis1.pri.v3, whole genome shotgun sequence genome:
- the ISLR gene encoding immunoglobulin superfamily containing leucine-rich repeat protein isoform X1, translated as MTSGGRMQELCLLCWAVLLGLGQACPEPCDCGEKYGFQIADCAYRDLEAVPPGFPGNVTTLSLSANRLSILPEGAFREVPLLQSLWLAHNEIRTVAAGALASLGHLKSLDLSHNLISDFAWRDLHNLSALQLLKMDSNELTFIPRDAFSSLRALRSLQLNHNRLHTLAEGTFAPLTALSHLQINDNPFDCTCGIMWFKTWALTTAVSIPEQDNITCTSPHVLKGTPLNRLLPLPCSAPLVQLTYQPSQDGAELRPGFVLALHCDVEGQPAPQLHWHIQTPGGTVEIISPNVGADGRALPGALVASSQPRFQAFANGSLLIPDFGKLEEGTYSCLATNELGSAESSVNVALATPGEGHEDMLGRRFHSKAAEGKGCYTVDNEVQPSGPEDNVVIIYLSRTGGPEVAAAGEGVSGQQTPDLLLVGQSLLLLFFTSF; from the exons ATGACCTCGG GGGGTAGGATGCAGGAGCTGTGTCTGCTGTGCTGGGCGGTCCTCCTGGGCCTGGGACAGGCCTGTCCTGAGCCCTGTGACTGTGGGGAGAAGTACGGCTTCCAGATAGCTGACTGTGCCTACCGCGACCTAGAGGCTGTGCCTCCCGGCTTCCCAGGTAACGTGACCACACTGAGCCTGTCAGCCAACCGGCTGTCCATTTTGCCAGAGGGTGCCTTCAGGGAGGTGCCCCTGCTGCAGTCACTGTGGCTGGCACACAACGAGATCCGCACGGTGGCTGCTGGTGctctggcctctctgggccaTCTCAAGAGCCTGGACCTCAGCCACAACCTCATCTCTGACTTCGCCTGGAGAGACCTGCACAACCTCAGTGCCCTCCAGTTACTCAAGATGGACAGCAACGAGCTGACCTTCATCCCCCGAGATGCCTTCAGCAGCCTTCGTGCCCTGCGCTCGCTGCAGCTCAACCACAACCGCTTGCACACACTGGCCGAGGGCACCTTTGCACCACTCACTGCACTGTCCCACCTGCAGATCAATGACAACCCTTTCGACTGCACCTGTGGCATCATGTGGTTCAAGACGTGGGCCCTGACCACAGCTGTATCCATCCCAGAGCAGGACAACATCACCTGTACTTCGCCCCATGTGCTGAAGGGCACACCACTGAACCGCCTGCTGCCACTGCCTTGCTCAGCACCCCTGGTGCAACTCACCTACCAGCCCAGCCAGGACGGTGCTGAGCTGCGACCTGGCTTCGTGCTGGCGCTCCACTGTGACGTAGAGGGTCAGCCGGCCCCCCAGCTTCACTGGCACATCCAGACTCCCGGTGGCACGGTGGAGATCATTAGCCCCAATGTGGGTGCTGATGGGCGTGCCCTGCCTGGTGCCCTGGTAGCCAGCAGCCAGCCACGCTTCCAGGCTTTTGCCAATGGCAGCCTGCTCATCCCTGACTTTGGCAAGCTGGAGGAAGGCACCTACAGCTGTCTGGCTACCAATGAGCTGGGCAGTGCGGAAAGCTCGGTGAACGTGGCACTGGCTACACCGGGCGAAGGGCATGAGGATATGCTGGGGCGCAGGTTCCATAGCAAAGCAGCTGAGGGTAAGGGCTGCTACACGGTTGACAACGAGGTGCAGCCATCAGGTCCCGAAGACAATGTGGTCATCATCTACCTCAGCCGAACTGGGGGcccagaggtggcagcagcaggagaagggGTCTCTGGGCAGCAGACCCCAGACCTACTCCTGGTGGGCcagagcctcctcctcctcttcttcacctCCTTCTAG
- the ISLR gene encoding immunoglobulin superfamily containing leucine-rich repeat protein isoform X2: MQELCLLCWAVLLGLGQACPEPCDCGEKYGFQIADCAYRDLEAVPPGFPGNVTTLSLSANRLSILPEGAFREVPLLQSLWLAHNEIRTVAAGALASLGHLKSLDLSHNLISDFAWRDLHNLSALQLLKMDSNELTFIPRDAFSSLRALRSLQLNHNRLHTLAEGTFAPLTALSHLQINDNPFDCTCGIMWFKTWALTTAVSIPEQDNITCTSPHVLKGTPLNRLLPLPCSAPLVQLTYQPSQDGAELRPGFVLALHCDVEGQPAPQLHWHIQTPGGTVEIISPNVGADGRALPGALVASSQPRFQAFANGSLLIPDFGKLEEGTYSCLATNELGSAESSVNVALATPGEGHEDMLGRRFHSKAAEGKGCYTVDNEVQPSGPEDNVVIIYLSRTGGPEVAAAGEGVSGQQTPDLLLVGQSLLLLFFTSF; encoded by the coding sequence ATGCAGGAGCTGTGTCTGCTGTGCTGGGCGGTCCTCCTGGGCCTGGGACAGGCCTGTCCTGAGCCCTGTGACTGTGGGGAGAAGTACGGCTTCCAGATAGCTGACTGTGCCTACCGCGACCTAGAGGCTGTGCCTCCCGGCTTCCCAGGTAACGTGACCACACTGAGCCTGTCAGCCAACCGGCTGTCCATTTTGCCAGAGGGTGCCTTCAGGGAGGTGCCCCTGCTGCAGTCACTGTGGCTGGCACACAACGAGATCCGCACGGTGGCTGCTGGTGctctggcctctctgggccaTCTCAAGAGCCTGGACCTCAGCCACAACCTCATCTCTGACTTCGCCTGGAGAGACCTGCACAACCTCAGTGCCCTCCAGTTACTCAAGATGGACAGCAACGAGCTGACCTTCATCCCCCGAGATGCCTTCAGCAGCCTTCGTGCCCTGCGCTCGCTGCAGCTCAACCACAACCGCTTGCACACACTGGCCGAGGGCACCTTTGCACCACTCACTGCACTGTCCCACCTGCAGATCAATGACAACCCTTTCGACTGCACCTGTGGCATCATGTGGTTCAAGACGTGGGCCCTGACCACAGCTGTATCCATCCCAGAGCAGGACAACATCACCTGTACTTCGCCCCATGTGCTGAAGGGCACACCACTGAACCGCCTGCTGCCACTGCCTTGCTCAGCACCCCTGGTGCAACTCACCTACCAGCCCAGCCAGGACGGTGCTGAGCTGCGACCTGGCTTCGTGCTGGCGCTCCACTGTGACGTAGAGGGTCAGCCGGCCCCCCAGCTTCACTGGCACATCCAGACTCCCGGTGGCACGGTGGAGATCATTAGCCCCAATGTGGGTGCTGATGGGCGTGCCCTGCCTGGTGCCCTGGTAGCCAGCAGCCAGCCACGCTTCCAGGCTTTTGCCAATGGCAGCCTGCTCATCCCTGACTTTGGCAAGCTGGAGGAAGGCACCTACAGCTGTCTGGCTACCAATGAGCTGGGCAGTGCGGAAAGCTCGGTGAACGTGGCACTGGCTACACCGGGCGAAGGGCATGAGGATATGCTGGGGCGCAGGTTCCATAGCAAAGCAGCTGAGGGTAAGGGCTGCTACACGGTTGACAACGAGGTGCAGCCATCAGGTCCCGAAGACAATGTGGTCATCATCTACCTCAGCCGAACTGGGGGcccagaggtggcagcagcaggagaagggGTCTCTGGGCAGCAGACCCCAGACCTACTCCTGGTGGGCcagagcctcctcctcctcttcttcacctCCTTCTAG